The Acinonyx jubatus isolate Ajub_Pintada_27869175 chromosome A2, VMU_Ajub_asm_v1.0, whole genome shotgun sequence genomic sequence GGTtcggggaaggagagggaggcctTTGCTTTGACCTAATGCTGTCTTccaccctctctgggcttctaaGGACGCAGGGGgacccctcctgcctcctgcgcATGACTCACCTTGCCCTTCCACCACCCCGCCAGCTCTTCCTGCTGTTCCTGAGCCTCACGCTGTCCACCATCAACGCCCGCTGGCTAGAGCCCCGCACCACGGCCGCCATGTGGGCCCTGCACGTGGTGGAGAAGGAGCGGGGCCTGGGCGGGGAAGTGCCCGGCAGCCACCAGGGCCCCGACCCCTACCGCCAGCTGCGGGGACAGGACCCCAAGTACGGTGTCCTCCGCCAGATCTTTTTCCGCTACCACGGCCTGTCCTCCATGTGCAACCTGGGCTGCGTCCTGAGCAACGGGCTCTGTCTGGCAGGCCTCGCCCTGGGCCTCAGTAGCCTGTAGCACCCgctgtctctctggccctgctGAGGGCCCCGGtgtcaataaacatttctttggAAACAGCTGCTGTCATTTTTCTCCCAACCGGAAAGCTGGCAGAGGCGGGGGCCAGGGTAGAGCTCCGCTACCTCCTTCACATGGCCTGATGATTCAGGATGTTACCATCACAGCCCCCAAGCTCTTCCCATAACAGGGCCCATTGACTGGGCTCCTCCGTGTGCCGGACACGGCGCTGACCGTTGCACAAACCGTGTCTTATTGTAACAATGGCTGGTTCTGATCCCTAGGGAACAATCGtatttcccgccccccccccccccgacatcGGGGACGGCCACAGGACTTGCCAAAGCCACGGAAATGTGAAGAGTCACGGGCGTGGGAGCCCGTGCACGGTTAGCCACATTTTCCCCTTCACCACAATGACCAGGGTGAGTGAGAAGCACGCTTTGGATGTTGAGTGCCATGGAGATTCGGGGACTGCTTGTCACTGATGGATCCCACGCGGCCCTTCCTGAATCGTGCATGCCCGGCCCTCTCGTGATAGCCCTGAGAGAGAGCTACTACTGTTCCTAGAAGCAACAGGGGACCCAGAGAAGTGGCTTCAGGTGCAGTTACTGGGGTATGGATCCCAGCAAAGCCTGCAGATCCTCTCATGGCTTGGAGAAAAactctggggcctcagctgggcCTGGATGCCAAGTGTGTCCAGCAAGGGACTGCCCGGctctgaacctccatttccttatctgtaaaaggttTTAATTCTAAGGGCCCGGAAGTGTATTTTGCAGGGACTAGCCGGCTTTAGGGTCAGGGTTTGCACTTTACAAGCACTGTCTCCGATCAGAGCCTTCACACAGCGCTGTGCGGTAGGGACTCTTGTTATGGACCCCTGGACGGTTGGGGAACCAGGCCCGCGGGGTTAAGGAACACGTCCAAAGTGGAACAGAACTAGACATTGATGGAGCGGGGATTCGAACCCGACTCCAGAATCCACGCTCTTCACTTCTGTGCACGTAGTAGGCGCTCTACATATAGTTaggaaaaatgagaagtttaTTGGTGACGGGAGCGCTCTAGACTGCTCCAAGCCTAGGACCACTTCCAGCCTCTGCTACCCCCTCCCCGCCGCCTCACGGCCCGGGCTTTTACAAGCCCCGCCCCGGActcggccccgccccgccctctcCGGGGAgcggcccctcctcccccgcctgGGCGGAGCCGGCGCGGGATCCGGGTGGCTGCGGGCAGCGGCGGTGGCAGCGGCGGCGGCTTGAGGGGTCGGCGtcggggcgggggccgggccgCAGCGAGTTCGGAGGACGAACGCCCGCGGGGAGCGCCTCCGCCACGCGAGGTGACCCCTTCGGAGGGAGCGTAGCCTGCCCCGTACATCCGCTTCCCAGCAGGTCTGGGGGGCCGGGGGTTAGAGGGAGGGCCCGGGGCCCCGGGAACAAAGGCGAGCGGAGGGGGAACGCCTCTTCCCTCGCCCCCACCCAGCTGGGCTCCCCGGGGAGCGCTAGTGGGGCGCGGGCGGGGCGGAGAGTCCAGCTGGGAACCGGAGATGGGACCATATGGTGATGGGAGGAAGCTCCTGAGCCCTCCTGAGCCCCCCTGCACCGGCGGGGGCGCCCCGAATCCAGCAGAGGGACAAGGCCAGGCCCTCCGGGGACCCCCATCTAGTGCCGGGCGTGAGCGAGGGTGGGCAGATGGTCAGGAAGAGGTGGCACAGGCTGACaggtgggctggggctggggggtggggtaagGGCCCCAGCCTGGCGGCCCTGCCCAGCATGGGGAAAGGTTTCCTGCCACTTGTCTTCCCCTCCTCGAACTCGTTCTCCCGGAACACCGGGTGGGGCCCCGAGGGCTGGGCAGGAAAGCGCACAGGTTCGGTcctcttttaaaatggaaaaaagctCCACAGGCAGTTGAGAAATAGCTTTGCTAAGGGTTCCTCCGCCCGGGTGCCTTCCTTTCAACCAGGCCTCCTGGATCGCCTCCTTGTGTAGCTCAGGGAGTAGCCGTagacagctggggaaactgaggcctagggaGGCAGTGAGGGCTGAGGGAGGGTCCCTGACGCAGCTGAAGCAGCCCAGCTGTGGGGACAGATTGCCAGGAAAGGCAGGAtcgggggtggaggggtggtggTAGGGTTCTTATTGTGTGGCTTCCTTGGAGTTGGGGACTGTCACTGCAGCCTctgcaggctggggctggggcctgggtgaGTCAGCCCTGCCCGGAGGGAGACGGGCCCACCCCTTTGACAAACAGAAGGTGGCAGTACCCATTTGGGGGTAGATCTGGGCTTTAAGCCTGGACTGTGTCCACTGAAATCCCCCCTCCCTGTGGAGGTCAGGGAGGGGGTTAAACCCAGCTTTGGAGGGGGTGTCACGGCAGGTGTCCCTGCCAAAGTCAACACCCAGGCCcaggagcggggcggggggggggggctctatCCACCAGCTGgcaggccccccctccccccccatctcaCACCTGGGCCCAGCCAGCTGCTCACTGTGGGGCAAAGTCCACACCTGCGCCTTCTGCAGGGTCTGGTTCCTCAGTGGCCACAGGAGGCACTCCATGTGCCCCCTACAACCTGGGCCCTTGCACTTGATAAACGTCCCCATTTTCCAGACGAGGACACTGAGGCCTACGGACAGCAAGTGACGCGTCGGAGGCCGCATAGCCTCCAAGTGGCAGAGggaggatttgaatccaggtctggtGTATACACCGCAGCCATTCCTGGTGTTTTATTGTTCTGCAGGGCGACAGCCCTTCCGCCCCCAGCAGGCTCTCTGCCAAGATGGCATCGGCCGGAGACCCCCCCACAGGCCCACGGGATGCAGCAGACCAGAACTTCGACTACATGTTTAAGCTGCTACTTATCGGCAACAGCAGCGTGGGCAAGACGTCCTTCCTGTTCCGCTACGCGGACGACTCCTTCACACCTGCCTTCGTCAGCACCGTGGGCATTGACTTCAAGGTCAAGACGGTCTATCGCCATGACAAGAGGATCAAGCTGCAGATCTGGGTGGGCCGGGCAGCTGTTGTGGGTCTGTGGCAAAGGACGGGAGTCTGTCTGCGGGCCGGGAGGGCCTGGGATTCCTCCGAGGATGTCCATGATAGGGTGTGGGGCTGTGGGGAAGGGtccagagttggggagggggcttggggtagaggtgaagaggaggaggataGTATCTATGAGATGAATTCATCAAGATGAGGGGGGTAGGCCCTGCCCTGTGGGGTCTGAGGGGCAGACAGTGCCCATCCAAGGCAGGTTAGATGTCCTGGTGACCAGCGGGGCAGAGGTTTGGGTACCATCGCAGGGGCGAGCCCAGGGTCCCCCCGCTGAGCCTCTGCGCTCTTCGGAGATGCTCTCCCTCCCAGCGAGGCTGCTGGTGATGATTGTCATGGTATTGAGCCCCGGGGTGTCTGCGTCAAGACCGCGCTCTCTGACCCTGGTCGCCACGTTGGTCTTGGAGACGAGGTCGAGGGAGCTTACAAGTCTGTGGGAGGCACTGACGCCTCAGACTGGCAATTCCTCAGGGGCAGGGCCACGTCTTCCGGCAGACGGGGGCTATGAGCACGGGGTGGTGCCCCGCTTGGGACCCtgcgggggggggtgggtagcagAGTAGCACTTAGCCGCCTGACCCTGCTGTGTTCCTAGGACACGGCGGGCCAGGAGCGCTACCGCACGATCACCACGGCCTACTACCGCGGCGCCATGGGCTTCCTGCTCATGTATGATGTTGCCAACCAGGAGTCCTTCACCGCTGTGCAGGACTGGTGAGTGCTTGCTGACCACTGACGCCCTGACCTTCGCCCTCTCCCCCTGACCCTCAATCTCTAGCCTAATGGCCCTCACACTCCACAGGGCCACTCAGATCAAGACCTACTCCTGGGACAACGCGCAGGTCATCCTCGTGGGGAACAAGTGCGACCTGGAGGATGAGCGTGTTGTGCCTACCGAGGACGGCCGGAGGCTCGCTGATGACCTTGGTTAGTGCCCAGCCTGGGCCCCAGGCCCCGGACCCCTCAGACCAAACCCCAGTCCCCGCCCTTGGGTTCCAGGTCCAACCGCAGTCAGCAACCCTTTGCCCTTTGAGGATCTGCTAGGAAAAATACCCATATGTGCGGCACCTTCCGCATTTAATTTCAGAGAATTCAGTTACAGGtattccccacctccctgctgcaAAACACTCCTGGAAATGTATCCTACAAACATCCCATGCATGTGGGAAGTGGCAAGGATATCGAGTCACAGCGCTGTTGGCAGGAGGGGAACCTCGGTAACCTCTTAAATGTCTCACGGTGGGGGAAGCAGCCAAACATAAAGTATAGTCACGTTGTGGAATACTACACAGCTGTGAAAAAGGGCGAGCACTTTCCTTATGCTCTGCTCTGGCAAGATCTCTGGGCTATATGCTTACTGTGGAAAAATGGGCTTGGCTGCTTCCTTTAGTCTGTGGCTCAGCAagtgttgttgttgtcattttttaactttacttatctattttttacattttatttaatgtttatttattcttgaaagagagagagagagacagagtgtgagcaggggaggggcagagagagagggagacacagaatccgaagcaggctccaggctccaagctgtcagctcagagcccatcacggggcttgaactcccgaaccgcgagatcatgaccagagctgcagtcagatgcttgactgagccacccaggtgcccctgtttttaatttttttaatgttttatttatttctgagagagagagggagacagagcgtgagcaggggaggggcagagagagagagagagagagagatagggaaacacaaaatcccaagcaggctccagactctgagcggtcagcatagagcccgacccagggctctaactcacgaactgtgagatcgtgacctgagccggagtctgatgctttaactgactgagccacccaggcgcccctcacgtaGGCTTCaagcccagcgtggagcccagcacagggcttagactcacaaccctgagagatcatgacctgagccgaaatctagacttggacacctgagccacccaggtgccccatcagccaatcttttcttaaagggccagataggaaatattttcagcCTTAGGGTCTCTGTCGCCCCTCAGCTCTGTTTGAAAGCTACCACAGAAAATAACTGAATGAGTGAGTGTGACTGTCATCaaaactttgtttataaaaataggcAATGGGCCAGATCTTGCCTGTGACTTAAAGTTTTCTGACCCCTGCATTAGTGTATAAAAAGGGtaagaataagaatatatatttatgtttgccTGAAGAAACTCCAGGAGGATACAAAGGATCTAGTCACAGCAATGATCTGTGTGTGTCCGAGAACTGGGGGCCAGGGTACTAGGATGGAAGGAGGGCTTTTTCAGCCTACCTTTTTGAATCAGGTAAATGGAAATTTAAGCTCAAAGGGAATCTGGCCTGGAGTATTCTAGTATCCTAAGCCCTGCCTAGGACTCCCGTTGCAGGAGACGGTGTGACCACTGTAGGGGAAGGTGGGTTAAGGACCCAGACTCAGGAGCTAGAATCCCATTATGCAacccactagctgtgtgaccttggacacatcgcctcccctctctgtgcttccatttctccatctgGGAAACAGAGTGAAAACTGTGCCTACTTCCTAGCGCTGTTAGAAAGATGAAATAAGCCAACACTGGCCCCGTTTGAACGTTAACTCGTATTATTTCTCGATCGGTTTGTGCTCTTGTGTTGGTGACTTCAGCCCTCTGGGCCCGCACTCCCTCTTGTGTGAAGTGGATTTAGTAACAGCCTCACCGCGTCAAGTTGTCGCGGGGGTTAAATGAGTTACGACCTACAAAGCAGGTATCACAGCCGGGCACGCACGTAGAATGTATCGTAATCTCAGCTAGCATGATTGTGAACTATTATTGATGCTTTGTACAAAAAACTCTAGGCACCATATAACAACCTGCAAATCCTAAAGTAgttactacctggccctttacagagaaagGTCAGGGACCCCGGACTAGAacggttttctctctctctctctctctttttaattatagctctgtcatttttaatttttttttaatgtttatttatttttgagagacacagagaaacagagtacaagcaggggaggggcagagagacagaatccgaagcaggctccagactctgaactgtcagcacagagctcgatgtggggctcaaacccacaaaccgtgagatcatgacctgagctgaagtcagatgcttaaccaactgagccacctgggcgcccctctctctctctctctcttttttttttcttcttcttaccaTCTGTTTGTTGGACAAACTGGGTCTTTGTTCTATGGAATATTTCCCATTTGAGATTTGCCTCTTTGCTCCCTCGCGGTGTCATTTAACCTGCTCCTTTGTTCCCTGTGTTTTCTGGGAGCTCTGGCTTTGGCTCTCAATTGCAGGTATGCTGGGGAGTCAGCTTTTGCTGCTGGGGACTAGATCCCCAATTTGCCCGGAACCGGGAAAAATCAGCTATGACCCAGCCATGGGCTGGAACACTTGGGGATGTTGCCCACACCTTGCAGAGaacatctgggggggggggggtgggtgtctGTACCTGGCATTAAGTTTCAAATATTGACATACAGAGCAGGAGGCAGAATTTGACCCCAGTTTTGTAGGGAAAAGAATACACacatggggtacctggatggctcagcggttaagcgtccgactcttgattgcgcttcaggtcaagatctcacggttcgtgagttcaagccctgcgtccggctctgtgctgacagcgcggaccctgcttgggattctctccctctctcttctccctgcccctcgcctgcttgcactctctctctcaaaacttaaaaaaattaaaaaaaccacacatgcaagcacgcacacacgcgcacacataCCCCCTGCAGACCCAACCCCAATGATTgtgtatttatgttaaaaaaatatatagcggAAAGCTAAATATCAAGACACCAATAGTAAGTGTTTCTCAATGATAAAATCACAGGTTGCTTTTCTGTCTTGGTAGTTTTCAGGAGTTTCTAACTTCTTCCGTGGATTTCTCCACTGAATATTTATAATCAgcaaaaaaaagtattaaaaaaaaaactaagattgTTGGAGACAGAGCTGCACGCAGATAAGGAAATGCCAGTCTTGCTTAGGAGGACAGTGGAGTGACACTTATGATCACGAGGCTTGGAGTAAGAGATCTgagttcatgctctgcctctgtcatccGTTCGttcgtccattcattcattcattcattcagcaagtagtttctgagcacctgctctgggccaggcaccaGACGAGGCAGACGGAAATCCTGCCACCTTGGAGCTGGCATTCCAGTAGCGGAGACGGATAGTAAATGGGTAATCACACACGTAATTACTTAAttacaattacatttttatagtgCGGCATGACAGGTGCTGGGAGAGGCCTGTCTGCCCGGTGCTGTGTGCATAGTATGGTGGGTGTTTGAATCCCTGGCCCAACTTGGCAGGTGTGGTGGGTGCGGACATATCGGGGACCCCTAGGCAGAGCCTGAGCCAGCCTTCCGGGGTGCGGGAAGCCTTGTCATGTACGTGTACGCCCTTATTTTTAGGTTGACAGCCCGCTTTTTGTAGCCGAGGGACGACAGGCAAGTCCCCAAAGTATAGTTACTACCTTCCACGTTTGGGAGGACaagtttcgttttgttttgttttttgtttttcaagtttatttatttattttgagagaaagtgagagggaacaggggaggggcagagagagaaggagagagaggatcccaagcaggctccacactgtcagcacagagcccgacatggggctcaaacccccgaaccgtgagatcatgacctgagccaaaaatcaaaagtcggatgcttaaccgactgagccacccaggtgccccaggacaagcttttttaaaatgagagacaGGTATGCTGGTCACTCTGATGCTAAGAATATATTCAgggacacttggctggctcagttggtagagcatacgactcttgatcttagacttgtgagtttgaacccacgTTAGGTGtcgagattactttaaaaataaaatgctaaaaaaaaaaatcctggggggcccgggtggctcagtcgcttaagcatctgacttcagctcaggtcatgatctcacggttcatggattcaagccccgcgtcgggctctgtgtctccctctctctctgcccctcgcccactcatgctctgtgtctccgttcctctaaaatgaataagtgttaaaaaaacatatataaaggaCCCTCGTGTCCTCCTCCCCAGAAGGACTCAACCAGCGTGTCTTCCCTCCTGAGGCCCAAGGTGGGACCGTAGGGAtatttatcatcatttatttatttagatccaAAATATGTATTTCGTGTTTATTAACTATCGTCACTTAAGCCAGGCGGCCTGggtgtgaatcccagctctgccgtgTGATACCTTTGGATGAGTGgcttttcctctctgtgccttggtttcctcatttgtaaaatggactCTAATAGCACGAACCTCAGAGCATCATGAAATGAGTCAGTTTGCAGAAAATGCTGAGAAAAGCGCTTGCCATAGTAAGGTGACGTCAGCactgcttattattattattattattgttgttgttgttatttagtATTATCCTTATTACCATCTTTAGCCCGTTCTGTGGGTCAAGAACGGTATGCATCACGTACACCCCTGGGAAACCTGCCGTTCCTTACGTGCCTGCTGGGCACCAGAACGTCACCTGCGGCCACTGCTCTGTGACAAGGAGATTCTTAGAATAGTCCCCACGGGGGGCTGCCGCCACAGGTCTTATCA encodes the following:
- the TMEM205 gene encoding transmembrane protein 205 isoform X2, which produces MGLEACRMEESGNPGSLIKMVHLLVLSGAWGMQMWVTFVSGFLLFRSLPRHTFGLVQSKLFPFYFHISMGCAFINLCILAPQHAWAQLTFWEASQLFLLFLSLTLSTINARWLEPRTTAAMWALHVVEKERGLGGEVPGSHQGPDPYRQLRGQDPKYGVLRQIFFRYHGLSSMCNLGCVLSNGLCLAGLALGLSSL
- the TMEM205 gene encoding transmembrane protein 205 isoform X1; amino-acid sequence: MRTGVFTACRMEESGNPGSLIKMVHLLVLSGAWGMQMWVTFVSGFLLFRSLPRHTFGLVQSKLFPFYFHISMGCAFINLCILAPQHAWAQLTFWEASQLFLLFLSLTLSTINARWLEPRTTAAMWALHVVEKERGLGGEVPGSHQGPDPYRQLRGQDPKYGVLRQIFFRYHGLSSMCNLGCVLSNGLCLAGLALGLSSL
- the TMEM205 gene encoding transmembrane protein 205 isoform X3 → MEESGNPGSLIKMVHLLVLSGAWGMQMWVTFVSGFLLFRSLPRHTFGLVQSKLFPFYFHISMGCAFINLCILAPQHAWAQLTFWEASQLFLLFLSLTLSTINARWLEPRTTAAMWALHVVEKERGLGGEVPGSHQGPDPYRQLRGQDPKYGVLRQIFFRYHGLSSMCNLGCVLSNGLCLAGLALGLSSL
- the RAB3D gene encoding ras-related protein Rab-3D; the protein is MASAGDPPTGPRDAADQNFDYMFKLLLIGNSSVGKTSFLFRYADDSFTPAFVSTVGIDFKVKTVYRHDKRIKLQIWDTAGQERYRTITTAYYRGAMGFLLMYDVANQESFTAVQDWATQIKTYSWDNAQVILVGNKCDLEDERVVPTEDGRRLADDLGFEFFEASAKENINVKQVFERLVDVICEKMNESLEPGSGPGSNGKGPALGDTPPPEPSGCSC